In a genomic window of Leptospira hartskeerlii:
- a CDS encoding STAS domain-containing protein: MADTPWNLDSKEFDHDAPELGVFLDQDNIPDGLPREAVVVKISGEINLYSAQIMKERFFHLLDRGFIYLLVNMENVKYIDSSGLGVFMATHSRLVKSGKGGIAVFSPSSQVNKILELTKLKSLIRVGSTSKEAWKLLAP; encoded by the coding sequence ATGGCAGATACTCCTTGGAACCTGGACAGTAAAGAATTCGATCATGATGCACCCGAGTTAGGTGTATTTTTAGATCAGGACAATATTCCGGATGGTCTACCTAGAGAGGCAGTGGTCGTAAAAATTTCCGGTGAGATTAATTTATACTCTGCCCAGATCATGAAAGAAAGGTTCTTTCATCTACTCGATCGAGGATTCATTTATCTTCTAGTAAATATGGAAAATGTGAAGTACATAGATTCTTCCGGGCTGGGAGTTTTTATGGCGACACATTCCAGACTAGTAAAGAGCGGTAAAGGTGGCATCGCGGTATTCTCCCCTTCTTCTCAAGTGAACAAAATTTTAGAACTTACCAAACTAAAAAGTCTGATCCGAGTAGGCAGTACCTCTAAAGAGGCTTGGAAACTTTTAGCGCCTTGA